A region of the Gemmatimonadota bacterium genome:
GGCCGGGAGCGCGGATCTCGTGGTGGTCGCGCCCGCGACCGCCGCCACGCTCTCGAAGACGGCTCACGGGATCGCCGACAATCTTCTCACGACGGTTCTTCTCGCCACGAAGGCGCCCGTCCTCATGGCGCCCGCCATGAACTCGGCCATGTGGCTTGCGGATCCCACCCGAGCCAGCCTTCCCCTCCTCGAAGAGCGGGGCATGGTCGTCATGGAGCCAGGGACCGGGAAGATGGCCTGGGATGCGGAAGGCGAGGGTCCCGGCCGAATGCCGGAGCCGATGGAGGTGGCCTCCGCGGCATGGGCGCTTCTGGAGAAGTCGCGATCGCTGGCGGGCGTCAAGGTTGTGGTGACCGCCGGACGCACCGAGGAACCGGTGGATGCCGTTCGCGTGCTCTCCAACCGATCCTCGGGTCGAATGGGGGTGGCGCTCGCACGGGCCGCCATGCAACGCGGCGCGGAGGTGGTGCTCGTGGCCGGGGGGCTGTCCGTGCCGGAACCCGTGGGTCCGCGCATCATCCGAGCCACGACGGCGGCGACCATGCGGGATGCTGTCATGGCGGAATCCGCCGATGCGGGCGTTCTTCTTATGGCCGCAGCCGTCGCGGACTGGCGACCGGTCCGCCCCGCCACCGGGAAGGTGAAGAAGGCCACCGGGCCGCCGGAGATCGAACTGGAGCCGACCGACGACATTCTCACCCTGCTCCGCGATGCGGGCGGGGGAGGGCTTCGCGTCGGGTTTGCGCTGGAGACGGAAGATGCGCTGGCCGCCGGGCAGCGGAAACTTGTGGAGAAGAGGCTGGATCTCGTCG
Encoded here:
- the coaBC gene encoding bifunctional phosphopantothenoylcysteine decarboxylase/phosphopantothenate--cysteine ligase CoaBC — its product is MAKPQQNRVSGAARVLLGVTGSVAAFKAPDLVREFRNRGAEVAVVMTEAATAFVGPVTFRTLTGNPVTVDLFDRRGETALPAWMAGESATRMPIHLALAGSADLVVVAPATAATLSKTAHGIADNLLTTVLLATKAPVLMAPAMNSAMWLADPTRASLPLLEERGMVVMEPGTGKMAWDAEGEGPGRMPEPMEVASAAWALLEKSRSLAGVKVVVTAGRTEEPVDAVRVLSNRSSGRMGVALARAAMQRGAEVVLVAGGLSVPEPVGPRIIRATTAATMRDAVMAESADAGVLLMAAAVADWRPVRPATGKVKKATGPPEIELEPTDDILTLLRDAGGGGLRVGFALETEDALAAGQRKLVEKRLDLVVVNDATEPGAGFDTETNHVVLLARDAPPEDVPLASKRVVAERILDRVAELLDPVRVPF